A section of the Rhizobium sp. SSA_523 genome encodes:
- a CDS encoding S-(hydroxymethyl)glutathione dehydrogenase/class III alcohol dehydrogenase — MDVRAAVAVQAGKPLEIMTVQLEGPKAGEVLVEVKATGICHTDDFTLSGADPEGLFPAILGHEGAGIVVDVGPGVTSVKKGDHVIPLYTPECRECPSCLSRKTNLCTAIRSTQGQGVMPDGTSRFSIGKDKIHHYMGCSTFANYTVLPEIAVAKVNPDAPFDKICYIGCGVTTGIGAVINTAKVEIGSTAIVFGLGGIGLNVIQGLRLAGADMIIGVDLNNDKKEWGERFGMTHFVNPKEVGDDIVPYLVNMTKRGADQIGGADYTFDCTGNTKVMRQALEASHRGWGKSVVIGVAGAGQEISTRPFQLVTGRSWMGTAFGGARGRTDVPKIVDWYMEGKIEIDPMITHTMPLEDINKGFELMHGGESIRSVVLY; from the coding sequence ATGGATGTCCGCGCTGCTGTCGCCGTTCAAGCCGGCAAACCGCTTGAGATCATGACCGTACAGCTCGAAGGGCCGAAGGCCGGCGAAGTTCTGGTGGAGGTCAAGGCCACCGGCATCTGTCACACGGACGATTTCACCCTGTCCGGCGCCGATCCGGAAGGCCTGTTTCCAGCCATCCTCGGGCATGAAGGCGCCGGCATCGTCGTCGACGTCGGCCCGGGCGTCACCTCCGTGAAGAAGGGCGACCACGTCATTCCGCTCTACACGCCCGAATGCCGCGAATGCCCCTCCTGCCTGTCGCGCAAGACCAATCTGTGCACCGCCATCCGCTCGACGCAAGGCCAGGGCGTGATGCCGGACGGAACCTCGCGTTTCTCCATCGGCAAGGACAAGATCCATCACTATATGGGCTGCTCGACCTTCGCCAATTACACGGTCCTGCCGGAGATCGCGGTGGCCAAGGTCAATCCCGACGCGCCGTTCGACAAGATCTGCTATATCGGCTGCGGGGTCACCACGGGCATCGGCGCGGTGATCAATACCGCCAAGGTGGAGATAGGATCGACTGCGATCGTGTTCGGCCTCGGCGGCATCGGCCTCAACGTCATCCAGGGCCTGCGGCTGGCCGGGGCCGACATGATCATCGGTGTCGATCTCAACAATGACAAGAAGGAATGGGGCGAGCGCTTCGGCATGACGCATTTCGTCAATCCGAAAGAGGTCGGAGACGATATCGTGCCCTATCTCGTCAACATGACCAAGCGCGGTGCCGACCAGATCGGCGGCGCCGATTACACGTTCGACTGCACGGGCAATACCAAGGTCATGCGCCAGGCTCTGGAAGCCTCGCATCGCGGCTGGGGCAAATCGGTGGTGATCGGCGTGGCCGGCGCCGGCCAGGAAATCTCCACCCGCCCCTTCCAGCTCGTCACGGGGCGCAGCTGGATGGGCACGGCCTTCGGCGGCGCACGCGGCCGCACGGATGTGCCGAAGATCGTCGACTGGTATATGGAAGGCAAGATCGAGATCGACCCGATGATCACGCACACCATGCCGCTCGAGGACATCAACAAGGGCTTCGAGCTCATGCATGGCGGCGAGAGCATTCGCAGCGTCGTCCTCTACTGA